In Kiloniellales bacterium, the DNA window CGGCGCCGAGCCTGATGAAAGGCCCATCGATCCGTCGGGATCGAGTGCGGCAAAGATCGCCGCCCGGTGGCCGGGACCGCCGAAATCGAGGCCCAGCACCTGGTGGCGGTTCGACATCAGGCGGGCAAAGTCCTCGACCGTATCGATCGCGGGATGAACAGTGCAAAAGCACAAGGGCGAAACGCTAAAGACGGCCGGCTTGCGGCTCTTGGGTTGTCCCCCCTCGCCATAGGCCTCGAAAAGGATACGAGGCCAGTGATCCGATTCTGTCATGGGCGCGGAGGGATCGACCGCCGGAATGACCTTGAGCACCCGCCCAGCAAAGAACAGGCCGAGCATGTTCTTTCCGGGCTTGGCTGGCGCGAGCTGCTCGGCCAGTCGCGCCACGGTCCCGGCAGCCGGGCCTTCCGAGTAATGAAAGATGATCTGGTCGGCGGCCGCCGGGTCGTTCGCGGCCAGTAGCGTTAGGACACTTGCGGCCAAGATACTTTGTCGATTTTTTTTCATCAGCTTCACCGCTATGATTTTTGTAGTTGTCACGTATTTTTAGCTATCGAATTGGAAACCAATAAGAATATGCAGCAAGCGGCGATTATGCACAAACGTCGACAAGGCGCCACTTCGGCCGCCCTGGCGCTCGCACTGGTTCTTGGCGCGCCGGGTGCCGGCGCGCAAAACACCCCGCCCGGAAGAGAAGACCACGCCGGCGATCTGGTCGGACCGGTGTTCTACACGGGCCCGGAAGGTCTCGACGGCGAAGAAGCCGCCGTCCGCACCGCCCTGGTGCGCCTTCGCAAGGGCGAGGATGAGGATCTCGACGAGCAGGAACTCATCAATCTCCGGATACGCCTATCCAGGGCCGAAGGCGCCTACCGGGCCGCCTACTCCAAGCTCATCTTCGACGAGATGGCCGCCGCCGATCGTCCCTCTTTCGTCGCCCCAACCGCCTACCACCGTGCCAGTGCGGCGCGGGTGTCTGCCGATGCGAACGCGGCCCATCGGCTACAGACCTATCTCAAGAGCACGCCCGGCGCCTTCGAACGCTGGACCAACCTCGGACCAAGCGGCCTGGACGTCGGGCTCAAGGCGCGCATCGAGACGGGGCTTCGGCTCACCCGAGTCCAGGAGTCGGCAGCCCATCAAGTCATTACCTCGTACAGCCCGACAATCTGCCCAAACCGGGAAGCTCTTCAGCTTGATGCGACCATCGAATCCTCGCGGGTCCACGCCTTGTTTATCGGTCGTTGCACCAGCAAGACCATCTACCGCCTGGCGCTGCTCGCCGAGCGCATCGCCGCCAACCTTCCGAGTGACTACAAGCGCAGCAAGCTGGAGCGCGACAAAGACGTGAGCAGCGATCTCGCCAACGAGATGGCGCGGATACGCCACGAGTTGGACCTGGAGGAATATCAGCGTCTGGCGCTGACCGGCCTGGTGGTCGACCCGGAGACCCGCGCCCCGCTGGGCGGCATTCTCCGCATCCGGATCGCGAAGAATGCCGAACGCTCCCTGATCCAGTACTTCGACCGCGCAGGACGGCAGGGCGAATACCAAAAACTTTGGAAAGGCGAGCCGCTGCGCGATCTGGGCACGGCCATGATCGATCAGATCAAGGAAAGGCCGGACTACAAGATCCTGCGCTACGTCGAGTTCGGCGAGGAGCCGACGCCGAAGGAGCTCTTCCTGATCCTGGCCAACGTGATCCGGGCGGAACAGGAATCGCTGGTCCGGGCCTACAACGACGGATATCTGGGCGGCGATTTCGACGAGGTCGATCTCGAACAGATTTTGCGCGTTCTGAACCAGGACGTCGATTTCGAGGAGAACATCGACGAGGTCAAGAAAAGGCTCGAGTGGTATCTCAAGGAAATGGACGCGGCGCACGACGCTCTGGTCAACGCACGCGCCATGTCGCCGCAAGAGCTGGAGCAGAAGAAACCTGGTAGCTACCAGCTCATACGCAAGATGGGCTACATCGAGATCCCCGATGGGGAAGCGGCGCGGGCCCGCTATGTCATTCCCGAGACACAGGCCGATTTTCGCACCTTCGCCGCTCGTGCCAGCGGCGGCGTTCAGCTGCCAGGCGAAGGCATGCTTTCCGTCGTCAATCTGCGCAACATCGGCGAAGCGGTGCTTTCTGTCGCGGTTCCGGAGTTGGCGGCAGCCCGGGCAATCAGCATAAGCAGGCGTGGCGTGGCTATTTCCCGGGCTGGGCCCTTTTCGGCTTACTTCCGAGAGAACGTGGCGGGCACGCTGATGGACGCGACGATGGAGTATCACCGCAACTGGCGCGATGCCAAAGCGGGCGAGGAGGTGAAAGGCGTCGAGTGGGATCGCCTCATTCTCGAGTCCGTGGTCCTGGGAAGCGTCCTACAGTTTACCGGCGGCGCCGTCGATTCCGCTTTCGGATCATCCCTCAAGGTTCTGGGCCGGGCGACACCGAAATCCGCGCTCTACAAATTCATCGCGCGGAATCCGCGGTCGGCGCGCCTTGCGGAAGACTTCATACAAACCGGGCTTGGAATCGCCTCCGATACCGCCTTGACCACCTTCTTCCAGATGTATGTCCAGGGCCACATGGACTCGACATCCTGGACGACGGTCATGATGAATGCCGCTCTGACTCGTGCGGTCGCGGGGTCTCTCCACAAAGCGCGGATCCAGAGGCCGTTGACCTGGAGCAAGGTCAGGAGGCATCTGCCGGAGGATCTGCGACGGGAGTTCGATGCCAATCCGCGCCTCGCCGCGGAAACACTGGCCAACGTGAAAAGGCAACTGGCCGCGGCGGAACGGACCTTGGAGGTCTTTCGGCAAAAGAACGAAGGCGCGGCGATTACCGGTGCTCGTCTCTTCTGGGACCTGGCGACCGGCGAACTCAACTGGCGCGACCTGACCAAGGTCGTCTACCCAGCGATGAAGGACGAGCTGGGCATGGCCATGGAAGACCTCCGCGTGCTGCGCCAAACCTATACCGAGGCGATGAAAGAGAACGCCGTCGCCCGCGCGACGCGTGACGTCAATCGCTTCTTCGACTTTCTCGTGATCAAGGCCGGCAAAGAGATCGCGGACGCGAGCAAGTTCGAAGAAAAGCTTACCGAATTGAATGCCCGGCGCGAGCACGAGCTGTCGCTGGTCCGGGAAAAGATCATCGCGCCGGGTTCGGACGATCCGACCAGCGATATCGACCGGTCCAGCGCGTCGGCCTGGGTCCGGCGGCATCTTCGAGCGATCTACGATGCCGATGTCAGGCTCTTGCAGGATGGAGACCCGCCCACCGCGGCCCGCGCCTTCGATACGAACGAGTATTTCAACGTGATTCCCTTTGTCGCCGAGAGCGGAGAGTATTTCCCGGAGATGGTCGACTTCATCGCCAAGGAAGGTCCCGGGAACTTGCGCCACGAAGCGGCCATGGAAGCGCTCGGACTGGCGGCGGCCATGCGCTTCATGAGCGATGGCGACCGCCGGAGCCATCTGGACAACAGGCGCAGGACGCTCAAAGGCCGGATCGAAGCCGGTACGGCGGATCCGCGCGCCTTGGACCGCTTCGAACAGCAGGTCGCCTTCGCCGAGGACAGCCTGGCCAAGGCCGAGGCAGAGTTCACCAAGGAACGCGCCAAGATCGCAAAACGTCATCCAGGGATGAGGGACAGCGAGATCGAACTTCTGACCCTCGATGCGGTCTACGACCGAAACCTAACCAAGATCGGCCTCAAGGAATTCCGCCTTGCACTGATCAAGAACCAGAACAGCGCCGAGGCCCTCAAGTTGCGCGCCGAAATCCTGCGCGACATCGCCGCTGCCCTGCGCCATGGGATCGAGACCTACTCCAGCCCGGTGACCGTCGACATCATCGTCAACCGCGTCCAGCAGGCCAAGCTGCCGAACGGCGACAAGATGAAAACGCGGGACCGTCTCGACGATCCGAATTTCACCATCGAAGGCGAGCTTGGCGAGGCCTATTCGGAGAGCGACATCAAGGCCATGCTCGACGATCAGATCATGTTCATCGCCGAGCATGTCCACGGCTTCAACCACGGACACGAGGGTTTCTACGAAACCGGGCGCGCGCTCGGCAAATACCTCGAACGTGCCTTTCTTGCGATGAAGATCATGGGCCTCGACATTGCCGAGGTCCGCAGCCGGCCAAAGACAGATCCCCACCGGCGATTGCTCGATTACGCGCAGGCCCTGGTCAAGGTCAAGAACGACCCCGAGGCGTTGCTCGATGTTCTGAAAGACTTCTCTCGCTCCTCGCCGAAGTCCCACGAGTCGGGCATGGCGGAGATCTTCTGGCTGATCGAGAAAGTCATGCCGGGCATGGAAGGCATGACCGGCGTCTTGGATGTGAAGCCGATAGAAACGAGCTCGGCGAGCGAGACTCGCGCCGCCGATTCGACCTACCGACGCCGGCGCCTCATCGCGGAAAAGAAATGGCGCGAGAGGCTGACCCTGTTCCGTGCGCTCTTCGGGCCTGATCGGACCGTACAGCTGGTTCATGCCGAAGTTGCCCGGGCGGAAGCCGAGATCCAATGGATCGAGCAACGCATGGAGAACCTCTATCAGCTCGCCGCGGAGTACCAGGTCAAGGACTGGCGAGAGGTCTTGCGTTTGCAGAACGCCGTCCGCGAAAGCCGGCTGATGCTCGCCAATCTGGCCGATCCCAAGGACCCCTTGCTAGCGGAACTGAAAACCAACGAGGCCGCGTTCGAGGACAAGCTAGAGGACCTGCGACGTCCCCTCGTCTATCGCGAGTTGATCGAGCCCCGTCTTTACAAGAGCGGCGCCGGCTACCGGAGGCTCGCCAATCGCAAGGACTATTTGGAGGATCGCCTGGGCAGGCTGCAAGCCGACCTGGAAAGGGAGAAGAAGGGTGCGGATGAGGCACGCCAGCGCATGGGCCTCGACTTGGCGGGGGCTTGGTTGTGCGACACCGAAGCCACGTCCAGCCTGCCCGCAACGCTCGCCGTGGCGGGGGACCGGGTGACCCTGGACTTGGAGCTGCCGGCGCCCTGGACCCATGTCGCCAAAGTCTTCGCCGAACGACGCTGGGGCGCCGTCGAAGGTGTCTGGAAGGTCTTGTCCGGTGCCGATATCTTCGCCGCCGGCATTGTCCGGGCCCTACCGACGCTGGACGGCCGCGAGATCCAGTTCACCACCGCCAGCACCAGTGACCCGGCACTTGCGCTGAATTGGAGCAAGCTGGTCTGCCGTCGCGACTCCGCGAGCCAGACCGCCGCCCTCTCTCAGACCTTCGTGACGCTGGCCTTCGCCGCCCAGGCGGGCGATCCGGATTACGGAAGCTGGAACTTGCGGCAGAAAGTGCCTGCTGGCGTCGGACCGCTTCGATCCAAGGTGCTGTTGCGCCGTGGCCGCCGGGTCTTCGGCCAATACGACCTGGAACCCGGAGACTATCTCCTGTCGGTCACCCTGGCCGGCCGCACCGTCACCAGACCCATTGCAATCAAGCCCGGCAAGGTGGCCGAGATCGAACTTCGGCCCGCTGCCGTACGGGTCTCCGGTCCCAACAGCGAGCGCCTGAAGGAAGCAAGGCTGTATCCCGCCGGGGCGCGGAAGGACGCCTTGGCGGCATTCCGCCCGCAGAACTGGCTCGGCGTCGTCCCGGGGGCCTACGACCTCGAAGTCGTGACCGTCCATGGGTCGGTCTGGATCACCGATGTCGAACTGCGCCCCGGCCAGAGCCTCGAGGTGCGGGCCCGGACCGGCATGTTGAACGTCCAGGGCGCGCCGGCGGGAAGCAGTCTGCGAATCCGTCCCGCCGCCGTCGAGGGCGCCGGCGAGAGGATCTGGGTCGTCATTGGCGACGGCCGGGCCGGTCCCATGCCGCCAGGCAAGTACGAGCTGGCGTGGGAGCGCGATGGCAGGACACAGCACCGCGACGTCCTGATAGGCGCGGACCAGGAGATCAGTGTCGATTTAGAGTAGAGAAAACTAGCAGTCCCCACGCTCCTCAGGGAACAAGTCCGCAACCACGGTCAGAGCCCAGTCTCACCGAATGAAGCGGGGCATACTACCGCGAAGCCGACCCTCAAACCGCGCGGTGGCCCCGCGAAGCGGCAAGGCCTAAATCGTCAGGTACATGATCAGGACCCGGGTCAGGGGCACCGCCATGTCGCTGGAGTACTGCGCCACCTTGGCGATGTCGTTGGCCGTGACCGCGTTGCCGGCGACGGTGGCGCGCAGGATCGGCTGCATCTCCTGCCACATCAGGTCGACCTTCACCAGCTCGTTGCGGATCTCGGGCGTGGCGGCCGGCAGCAGGCGCAGCTCGACGCTGCCGTTGATCAGCCCCTGCATCATCCCGTCGAAGCTGTTGATCATGCGGCTCAGCTGCTCGCGGTCCTGCGGCGCGTAGTCGCCGTAGGCCGCGGTCATCAGGCCACGCAGCAGGATCTGCGTGCTGGCGCGCAGGCGCCCGGTGCCGGTGATGGTCGAGGACAGGATCGAGTGGTGGTCGCCGCCGTGGGCGAAGTACTGGTAGGCCTG includes these proteins:
- a CDS encoding type IV pili methyl-accepting chemotaxis transducer N-terminal domain-containing protein, with translation MTNSALLAALGIDAAPRLGSIHWSRFRFDTMQKELRQGNPGIGLVPTTKPELVQALDRVDALWRRYDALFVEVAKSKKISREQMTALTASHAETLEALAALVQAYQYFAHGGDHHSILSSTITGTGRLRASTQILLRGLMTAAYGDYAPQDREQLSRMINSFDGMMQGLINGSVELRLLPAATPEIRNELVKVDLMWQEMQPILRATVAGNAVTANDIAKVAQYSSDMAVPLTRVLIMYLTI